Proteins found in one Oscillospiraceae bacterium genomic segment:
- a CDS encoding zinc-ribbon domain-containing protein, translating into MTITVEAIQKQIAEKNAQLPELLKKQYAALADIGTKAVEEENPERFGDDYTKYSEAKTAIGTLKAELETLQADLAKAEEEKKAALEKSTCKACGFVNPEGYNFCRQCGKKLGEPAPAPADAPKPQFCIHCGAPVPAGAKFCSGCGKPLA; encoded by the coding sequence ATGACGATCACAGTTGAGGCCATCCAAAAGCAGATTGCAGAAAAGAATGCACAGCTCCCCGAACTGCTGAAAAAGCAGTATGCAGCTTTGGCCGATATCGGGACAAAGGCGGTCGAGGAGGAGAATCCCGAACGGTTCGGCGACGATTATACCAAATACAGCGAGGCAAAAACCGCAATCGGCACCTTGAAAGCCGAACTGGAGACCCTGCAGGCCGACCTGGCGAAAGCCGAGGAGGAGAAAAAGGCGGCACTTGAAAAGTCCACCTGCAAAGCCTGTGGTTTTGTCAATCCCGAGGGTTATAATTTCTGCCGCCAGTGCGGAAAGAAACTCGGCGAACCCGCTCCGGCTCCCGCCGATGCTCCGAAGCCGCAATTCTGCATCCACTGCGGCGCACCGGTTCCTGCGGGCGCAAAATTCTGCAGCGGCTGCGGAAAACCTTTGGCCTGA
- a CDS encoding uroporphyrinogen decarboxylase family protein, whose translation MKTREPDFSQLQKVMRREKPDRPVLFELFISERLMEFFAGEKLNHNDPAKELQTMIKGYAVGGYDFTSVVGGNFSFPTMERAHAESVSMRDGTIKDRESFEKYKWPNPEDCDYSLLAKAKDWMPDGMKLIARGPCGVLENMNAIIGYDNICMMLYDDPDLLKEIADHIGSRLVKYYDICASFDTVGMFMDNDDWGFNTQTFLSPADMRKYVFPWHKKIVEVAHKHNIPVGLHSCGNPLEVIEDVIEDIKVDARHSYEDKIIPVEEFYKRYHDRLAVLGGMDLDFLTRSTPEQISKRCKAMLEAAPTGYALGTGNSTPDFLPLENYLAMRNAVME comes from the coding sequence ATGAAAACGCGCGAACCCGATTTCTCCCAGCTGCAAAAAGTGATGAGGCGTGAAAAACCGGACCGACCGGTATTATTCGAGTTGTTTATCAGCGAACGGCTGATGGAGTTTTTCGCCGGTGAAAAATTGAATCACAACGATCCGGCAAAAGAACTGCAAACAATGATCAAGGGTTACGCGGTCGGCGGGTATGATTTTACCAGTGTCGTGGGCGGCAATTTTTCTTTTCCCACGATGGAACGGGCACATGCCGAGAGCGTCTCGATGCGCGACGGCACCATTAAGGACCGAGAGAGTTTTGAAAAATATAAGTGGCCGAACCCGGAGGACTGCGATTACAGCCTGCTGGCCAAGGCAAAAGATTGGATGCCCGACGGCATGAAGCTGATTGCGCGCGGGCCCTGCGGCGTGCTTGAAAATATGAACGCAATCATCGGCTATGACAACATCTGCATGATGTTATATGACGACCCCGATCTGCTCAAGGAGATTGCGGATCACATCGGCAGCCGGCTGGTGAAATATTACGATATCTGCGCTTCGTTTGACACAGTGGGCATGTTTATGGACAATGACGATTGGGGATTCAATACCCAGACATTCCTCTCGCCGGCGGATATGCGCAAATATGTGTTCCCGTGGCACAAGAAGATTGTCGAAGTGGCGCACAAACATAACATTCCGGTCGGGCTGCATTCCTGCGGCAATCCGCTGGAAGTCATCGAAGACGTAATTGAGGACATCAAAGTCGATGCGCGGCACAGTTACGAAGACAAGATCATTCCGGTCGAGGAATTTTACAAACGGTATCACGACCGGCTGGCCGTTTTAGGCGGAATGGATTTGGACTTTTTGACACGCAGTACACCGGAGCAGATAAGCAAGCGTTGCAAAGCGATGCTGGAAGCGGCGCCGACGGGTTATGCGCTGGGAACTGGCAACAGCACACCGGACTTTTTGCCGTTGGAAAACTATCTGGCCATGCGCAACGCCGTGATGGAGTAG
- a CDS encoding YbaB/EbfC family nucleoid-associated protein, producing MKANIPKQGGGMPSNMNQILKQAQQMQEQMAAAQEELAQRNYSVSVGGGAIEITMDGKHQVTALKISPEVVDPEDVEMLSDLLIGAVNECTRKVDEDSENTMSGISGGMNMPGMPNIPGMPQL from the coding sequence ATGAAAGCCAACATTCCCAAACAGGGCGGCGGCATGCCCTCCAACATGAACCAAATTCTCAAACAGGCCCAGCAGATGCAGGAACAAATGGCTGCTGCGCAGGAAGAACTCGCCCAACGCAACTACAGCGTCAGCGTCGGCGGCGGCGCGATCGAAATCACCATGGACGGAAAACATCAGGTCACCGCCCTGAAAATTTCTCCCGAGGTCGTCGATCCCGAGGACGTCGAGATGCTCTCCGATCTGCTCATCGGCGCGGTCAACGAATGCACCCGCAAGGTCGACGAGGACAGCGAAAATACCATGTCCGGGATCAGCGGCGGCATGAACATGCCCGGCATGCCGAATATCCCCGGTATGCCCCAACTTTAA
- a CDS encoding leucine-rich repeat domain-containing protein: MSSKFYYRMIDDGSFCLTGYVGNDASVVIPECAGKLTVIFDDIFKRHPEITHVEMPDTVTDIGGFVFDGLWSLKELRLSKSLVNLWQYAFTRCGLETVELPEGVKTVSMFAFNECKYLKSVYLSAGTDQILAWAFKNCTSLRDVYVHSKSIEINPKAFEGCPNVNVHYLK, translated from the coding sequence ATGAGCAGCAAGTTTTATTATCGGATGATCGACGACGGCAGCTTTTGCCTCACCGGGTATGTCGGCAACGACGCCTCCGTCGTCATTCCCGAATGCGCGGGAAAGCTCACCGTAATTTTTGATGATATTTTCAAGCGCCACCCCGAGATCACCCATGTTGAAATGCCCGATACCGTCACCGATATCGGCGGTTTCGTCTTTGACGGGCTTTGGAGCTTGAAAGAACTGCGCCTCAGCAAATCACTTGTCAACCTCTGGCAGTATGCCTTCACTAGATGCGGGCTAGAGACCGTCGAGCTGCCCGAGGGCGTTAAAACGGTCAGTATGTTCGCCTTCAACGAATGCAAATATCTGAAATCGGTCTATCTGTCTGCGGGTACCGACCAAATTCTCGCCTGGGCCTTTAAAAACTGCACTTCCCTACGGGATGTCTATGTACATAGCAAAAGCATTGAAATCAACCCCAAGGCCTTTGAGGGCTGCCCGAACGTCAATGTGCATTATTTGAAATAG
- a CDS encoding radical SAM protein, translating to MEKLKRVYIEITNICNLNCSFCPHCPREKRMMTVREFEHIIQQIVPTGAQVYFHVKGEPLLHPALDDFLALAHQYGMPVNLTTNGTLLKQNHTLLLNTPALRQVNISLHSQENGYDPDYLKEAAQFGFDAAKQGRPIISYRLWNGETGKGMDQNSLSALNMIASYFGQQIDNPKRGREAAKFAQNVYAAFEEQFEWPTMSAPEIAKRGKCLGGKEMLGVLCDGTVVPCCLDDGGVIALGNIFKTDLEEIMASSRYKALVAGFCGGNISEPLCRRCRYRTRFDK from the coding sequence GTGGAAAAACTGAAACGCGTTTATATCGAAATCACAAATATCTGCAATTTGAACTGCAGCTTCTGCCCGCACTGTCCGCGTGAAAAACGTATGATGACTGTGCGGGAGTTTGAACATATCATTCAGCAGATTGTGCCGACCGGTGCGCAGGTCTATTTTCATGTCAAGGGCGAACCGCTGCTTCATCCTGCTCTCGACGACTTTCTGGCGCTTGCACATCAATACGGCATGCCGGTCAATTTGACTACCAACGGTACGCTGTTAAAGCAAAATCACACGCTTTTACTCAACACCCCTGCTCTGCGTCAGGTCAACATTTCGCTGCACTCGCAGGAAAACGGATATGACCCGGATTATCTCAAAGAAGCCGCACAGTTCGGGTTTGACGCAGCAAAACAAGGCCGCCCGATCATCTCCTATCGCCTATGGAACGGTGAAACCGGTAAAGGGATGGATCAAAATTCGCTGTCTGCACTAAATATGATTGCATCATATTTCGGGCAGCAAATCGATAATCCGAAAAGAGGACGTGAAGCGGCAAAATTCGCCCAAAACGTTTATGCGGCGTTTGAGGAACAGTTCGAGTGGCCGACGATGAGCGCACCAGAGATTGCCAAACGCGGGAAATGTCTCGGCGGAAAAGAGATGCTGGGGGTTTTATGTGACGGCACAGTGGTGCCCTGTTGTCTGGACGATGGCGGTGTAATCGCATTGGGAAACATTTTTAAAACCGACCTTGAAGAGATTATGGCTTCGTCGCGTTACAAAGCGTTGGTCGCGGGCTTTTGCGGCGGGAATATCTCGGAACCCCTGTGTCGTAGATGCCGTTATCGCACGCGATTTGATAAGTAG
- a CDS encoding ABC transporter permease subunit, which produces MFNATLYRREIKGSWKLFVIFAAVLTMYIVMIVGMYNPELSDMLDEFAQVMPDLMNAVGMKGDTSTLLGFMATYLYGMLFSVFPMVFSIIRANALIAKYVDRGSMVALLAAPVKRKTVAFTQMAVLGTCIVALVAYITAMQLIAAQAQFPGELDIGKLLLMNAGLLCLQLFIGGICFFASCLFSDAKYSVAVGAGVPVLMYVIRMLANMGGDLEKAKYLTFFTLFNSDKILAGDQSAVIEMLILLAGAVVLFIAGITVFSKKDLHI; this is translated from the coding sequence ATGTTTAACGCGACATTATACAGGCGCGAGATTAAGGGCAGCTGGAAGCTGTTTGTGATTTTCGCCGCGGTGCTGACGATGTATATCGTTATGATCGTCGGGATGTATAACCCCGAATTGTCTGATATGCTCGACGAATTTGCCCAAGTGATGCCGGATCTGATGAACGCCGTTGGCATGAAAGGCGATACCTCGACGCTGCTCGGCTTTATGGCCACTTACCTCTACGGCATGCTGTTCTCGGTTTTTCCGATGGTGTTTTCCATCATCCGCGCAAACGCGCTGATCGCCAAATACGTCGACAGGGGCTCGATGGTCGCCCTGCTCGCGGCTCCTGTCAAGCGCAAAACCGTCGCGTTCACCCAGATGGCCGTGCTGGGAACCTGCATCGTCGCATTGGTTGCCTATATCACCGCCATGCAGCTCATTGCCGCACAAGCGCAGTTTCCGGGCGAGCTGGACATCGGCAAGCTCCTGTTGATGAATGCCGGGCTGCTTTGCCTTCAGCTGTTCATCGGCGGCATCTGCTTTTTCGCCTCGTGCCTGTTCTCCGACGCCAAATACAGCGTCGCGGTGGGTGCGGGGGTGCCCGTGCTGATGTATGTCATCCGGATGCTGGCCAACATGGGCGGCGACCTCGAAAAAGCCAAATATCTCACGTTTTTCACACTGTTCAACTCGGATAAAATCCTGGCGGGCGATCAATCCGCCGTTATCGAAATGCTGATTTTACTTGCCGGCGCGGTTGTCTTGTTTATTGCGGGAATCACCGTTTTCAGCAAAAAGGATCTTCATATTTAA
- a CDS encoding GNAT family N-acetyltransferase, which translates to MQYGFRKCTQSDYDFLYSLKEKCFRWYVEIIYGWEDEYQKRALQKEMNKLIDDMNIIQVGGKDIGLFTCYTDENGDCCIGLFAILPEYQNQGIGSAILKDKLAENRINNVRTYLKTYKENPARFLYHRLGFTIYGETETHYLLEVK; encoded by the coding sequence ATGCAATACGGTTTCAGAAAATGCACCCAATCGGATTATGATTTTCTTTATTCGCTGAAGGAAAAGTGCTTTCGGTGGTATGTCGAAATTATTTACGGCTGGGAAGACGAATATCAAAAACGCGCACTGCAAAAAGAAATGAACAAACTCATAGATGATATGAACATCATACAAGTCGGCGGTAAAGATATCGGGCTGTTCACTTGCTATACCGATGAAAACGGCGATTGTTGTATCGGTCTGTTTGCGATCCTGCCCGAATATCAGAATCAGGGGATCGGATCCGCGATTTTAAAAGACAAGCTGGCAGAGAATAGAATCAACAACGTTCGAACTTACTTAAAAACTTATAAAGAAAACCCCGCCCGATTTTTATATCATCGACTCGGATTTACCATATACGGCGAAAC
- a CDS encoding alpha/beta hydrolase produces MKFDTLNLRRFYPQLSAESGHPILKAYCRDVSREIDPERKFPVMLICPGGAYSFVSDREAEPIALNYLAAGFNAFVLTYSVAPARYPSALLQAAAAVDFIRKNAVKYHVDPDKISICGFSAGGHLAGSLACFWNEAFLAETLNTASENLKPNAAVLGYPVITGGEKAHRGSFDNLCGDDAALVKKMSLETAVTKDTPPIFLWHTADDGGVPVENSLLMASALREKQIPFELHIFAEGSHGLSTCGYQSAGPNSPHMINPEAAKWFELSIAFLKKQLDLKL; encoded by the coding sequence ATGAAATTCGACACTTTAAATCTGCGGAGATTTTACCCGCAACTGTCCGCCGAAAGCGGTCATCCGATTCTGAAAGCTTATTGCCGAGACGTATCACGCGAAATCGATCCCGAGCGTAAATTCCCGGTGATGCTGATCTGCCCGGGCGGCGCCTATTCATTCGTCTCCGACCGTGAGGCCGAGCCGATCGCCCTAAATTACCTCGCTGCCGGTTTTAACGCCTTTGTGCTGACTTATTCGGTCGCGCCCGCACGTTATCCCTCCGCCTTACTTCAAGCGGCAGCGGCGGTGGATTTTATCCGTAAAAACGCCGTCAAATACCACGTAGACCCTGATAAAATCTCAATTTGCGGCTTTTCGGCGGGCGGCCATCTGGCAGGTTCCCTGGCTTGTTTCTGGAATGAAGCCTTTCTCGCCGAAACCTTAAATACTGCATCCGAGAATCTGAAACCGAACGCTGCGGTTTTAGGTTATCCGGTCATCACCGGCGGTGAAAAAGCCCATCGGGGCAGCTTTGACAACCTCTGCGGCGACGATGCGGCGCTGGTTAAAAAGATGTCGCTTGAAACCGCGGTAACGAAAGATACGCCCCCGATCTTTTTATGGCATACGGCTGACGACGGCGGTGTACCGGTTGAGAATTCTCTTTTAATGGCGTCGGCGCTGCGGGAAAAGCAAATTCCGTTTGAACTGCATATCTTCGCAGAAGGCAGCCATGGCCTTTCGACCTGCGGATATCAGAGTGCAGGTCCGAATTCGCCCCATATGATCAACCCCGAAGCGGCAAAATGGTTCGAACTTTCGATCGCATTCTTAAAAAAACAATTGGATTTGAAATTATAA
- the dnaX gene encoding DNA polymerase III subunit gamma/tau, whose translation MYKALYRKYRPQTFDDVIGQPYIVRALKNQVAAGQTGHAYLFTGVRGTGKTTCARILAKAVNCQTPVNGEPCGKCPSCLTIAEGSTADICEVDAASNNGVDYIRELRDEVIFAPAQVKYRVYIIDEVHMLSGAAFNALLKTLEEPPEHVKFILATTEVQKLPMTILSRCQRYDFRRIPASEMADLLMNIAKQEQIPLEQDAALLLASSADGAMRDAISMLELCAGSGETITAEMAAKTLGVASGEHIAELAEAFSQKDLAKATACFERVYADGIDPERLCEELLEFYRELLLSKIGAAGPEGVRGDEARKLAAKVSYDEISGCVAAIQDCFERIGRSVAPRLDVQLLIVKLCRGAERKSEPKPAEAPIAKPTPEPQKPESRPVENPEPAKTEKEEPKDDGATEPLAEWQDILTRISSDEPALYGILNGSSAYKCGGKILIDSPNQFLKTLLMRDSNLAKLRGAVDTVFGPDNEFKKIGIYSASDCEKKSADPLDKLIETAREKNIKTSVKE comes from the coding sequence ATGTACAAAGCGCTTTACCGTAAATACCGTCCGCAGACGTTTGACGACGTCATCGGGCAGCCCTATATCGTCCGCGCGTTGAAAAATCAGGTCGCAGCGGGCCAGACCGGGCATGCCTATCTGTTCACCGGTGTGCGCGGTACGGGCAAAACCACCTGCGCCCGTATTCTGGCCAAAGCCGTCAACTGCCAAACGCCCGTTAATGGTGAACCTTGCGGCAAATGCCCAAGCTGCCTGACCATCGCTGAGGGCTCGACTGCCGATATCTGCGAAGTAGATGCCGCCTCCAATAACGGCGTAGACTATATCCGCGAACTGCGCGATGAGGTGATTTTCGCCCCGGCGCAGGTCAAATACCGCGTCTACATCATCGACGAAGTGCATATGCTTTCGGGGGCGGCCTTTAACGCCTTGTTAAAAACCCTCGAGGAACCGCCGGAACACGTCAAATTTATTCTTGCGACAACCGAAGTACAAAAACTTCCGATGACGATCCTCTCCCGCTGCCAACGCTATGATTTTCGCCGCATCCCCGCATCAGAGATGGCCGATTTATTGATGAATATCGCCAAGCAGGAACAGATTCCGCTGGAACAGGACGCCGCATTATTGCTCGCTTCCTCCGCTGACGGCGCGATGCGCGATGCGATCTCAATGCTGGAGCTGTGCGCCGGAAGCGGCGAGACCATCACCGCCGAGATGGCGGCTAAGACACTCGGTGTGGCTTCGGGCGAACACATCGCGGAACTGGCCGAGGCGTTTTCGCAAAAAGATCTCGCAAAAGCGACTGCCTGTTTTGAACGCGTCTATGCAGACGGCATCGATCCCGAACGGCTGTGCGAAGAACTGCTTGAATTTTACCGGGAATTGTTATTGTCCAAAATCGGCGCTGCCGGACCTGAGGGCGTGCGCGGCGACGAGGCTCGCAAACTGGCTGCCAAGGTGAGTTATGATGAGATCAGCGGCTGCGTGGCTGCGATACAGGATTGTTTTGAGCGCATCGGGCGCAGTGTCGCCCCGCGGCTCGACGTCCAGCTCTTAATCGTCAAACTCTGCCGGGGCGCAGAACGCAAATCCGAACCTAAACCCGCCGAAGCGCCCATTGCCAAACCCACACCAGAACCGCAAAAGCCCGAATCAAGACCTGTTGAAAATCCCGAACCCGCCAAAACGGAAAAAGAGGAACCCAAAGACGACGGCGCAACCGAGCCCCTTGCCGAATGGCAGGACATTCTGACCAGAATCTCTTCCGATGAACCCGCTTTATACGGCATTTTGAACGGTTCAAGCGCTTACAAGTGCGGTGGGAAAATTTTAATTGACTCCCCCAACCAGTTTTTAAAAACGCTTTTAATGCGCGACAGCAATTTGGCCAAGCTGCGTGGTGCGGTCGACACGGTTTTCGGCCCCGACAACGAGTTTAAGAAAATCGGCATCTACTCGGCCTCGGACTGCGAAAAAAAGTCTGCCGACCCGCTCGACAAACTCATCGAGACGGCGCGTGAGAAGAATATCAAGACCAGCGTGAAAGAATAA
- a CDS encoding TetR/AcrR family transcriptional regulator, with protein sequence MKNLLTASVNGVILLLTDAVNGLVRGDWKQMNTDNFEKLSEEKQRAVINAGYTCFGRDGYKKTAISEIAEKAGISKASIFHYFGTKKELYHFLYDCASKAILEAITEGTEDFFECITLNMQGRLQVMEQNPGLYDFLFSLVTEENSELIAELVAVNQAEVERKKALLFSKVDWERFKPEYSRIVIMNLVHWVTEGCVRRYANEEKMSGEQIAAEEEVYLNILKRALYKEEYL encoded by the coding sequence TTGAAAAATCTATTGACCGCATCGGTCAACGGTGTTATACTGTTGTTGACCGATGCGGTCAATGGCTTGGTGAGAGGTGACTGGAAACAGATGAATACCGACAACTTTGAAAAATTATCCGAGGAAAAACAGCGTGCCGTCATCAACGCCGGGTATACCTGCTTCGGGCGGGACGGATACAAAAAAACCGCGATTTCCGAGATTGCAGAGAAGGCGGGAATTTCGAAAGCGTCGATCTTTCACTATTTCGGAACGAAAAAGGAGCTCTACCACTTTCTTTATGATTGCGCAAGCAAAGCGATTTTAGAGGCCATAACCGAGGGAACCGAGGATTTTTTCGAATGCATTACGCTTAATATGCAGGGCAGATTGCAGGTGATGGAGCAAAATCCGGGGCTTTATGATTTTCTGTTCTCGCTCGTCACCGAAGAAAACAGCGAGTTGATCGCGGAACTGGTAGCTGTCAATCAAGCCGAAGTCGAACGTAAAAAGGCGCTGTTGTTTTCGAAAGTGGATTGGGAACGTTTTAAACCCGAATACAGTCGAATTGTGATTATGAATCTGGTCCACTGGGTCACGGAGGGCTGTGTCCGTCGGTATGCAAATGAGGAAAAAATGAGCGGGGAGCAGATCGCCGCCGAAGAAGAGGTCTATTTGAACATTTTGAAAAGAGCACTATATAAGGAGGAATATCTGTGA
- a CDS encoding Type 1 glutamine amidotransferase-like domain-containing protein, with protein MKKLFLSSLFTNVANLFVTYASCDLKGKQVTFIPTAAKHEKVDFFVKSGKKALEKAGLVVDELDISTATSSEISCKLQKTDFIYISGGNTFFLLQELKRSGADKMIREQVESGKFYIGESAGIIILSPNIEYVTQMDNPKAALNLLTFDALNLIPFYPLPHRNSFPFKKTVEKIIAKYESDLPLIPISNSQAIFVEDDSVKIVFQRIG; from the coding sequence ATGAAAAAATTGTTTTTATCTTCTCTGTTTACGAATGTTGCGAATTTGTTTGTGACATATGCAAGCTGTGATTTGAAAGGAAAGCAAGTGACTTTCATACCAACGGCAGCAAAACACGAAAAGGTCGACTTTTTTGTCAAATCCGGCAAAAAAGCACTTGAGAAAGCGGGGCTTGTCGTCGACGAGTTGGATATTTCTACTGCGACTTCATCAGAGATCTCATGCAAGCTCCAAAAAACCGATTTTATTTATATTTCAGGGGGAAATACGTTTTTTCTGCTTCAAGAATTGAAAAGGAGCGGCGCGGATAAAATGATCCGTGAGCAGGTAGAATCGGGGAAATTTTATATCGGCGAATCAGCCGGAATCATTATTTTGTCGCCGAATATTGAATATGTGACTCAGATGGATAACCCCAAGGCCGCACTTAATTTGCTTACATTTGACGCATTAAATCTCATTCCGTTTTATCCTCTGCCGCACCGAAACAGTTTCCCTTTCAAGAAAACAGTTGAAAAAATTATTGCAAAGTATGAATCCGATCTTCCGTTAATACCTATCAGCAACTCTCAAGCCATATTCGTCGAAGACGACAGTGTGAAAATTGTATTTCAAAGGATTGGTTAA
- a CDS encoding ABC transporter ATP-binding protein: protein MSVIRIEHLTRDYGGGKGVFDLSFEVKQGEAFGFLGPNGAGKTTTIRHLMGFLKPQSGTCTIGGLDCWKYSDKIQGKLGYIPGEISFFDDMTGTDFLKFITKYRKTDAENRTKVLLDRFELDPRGKIKKMSKGMKQKVGIVAAFMHDPDILVLDEPTSGLDPLMQNRFIDLVAEEKERGKTILMSSHMFEEVERTCHHIAIIRDGRLAAIDSVDQLKAKQVRKYVVTFETSKAAADFTKEPLQSQVLTHHRVAVTVQNNLRKFIETLNRYPVTNLAAPTQGLEEIFLQYYGEAK from the coding sequence GTGAGTGTAATCCGCATTGAACATCTCACTCGTGATTACGGCGGAGGGAAAGGCGTATTCGACCTGTCGTTCGAGGTGAAACAGGGAGAAGCCTTCGGGTTCCTCGGTCCGAACGGCGCAGGCAAAACCACCACCATCCGCCACTTGATGGGGTTTTTGAAACCACAGAGCGGAACCTGTACCATCGGCGGACTCGACTGTTGGAAATACAGCGACAAAATTCAAGGAAAGCTGGGTTATATCCCCGGTGAAATCAGCTTTTTCGATGATATGACCGGAACGGATTTTTTGAAATTCATTACGAAATACCGCAAAACCGACGCCGAAAACCGCACTAAGGTTCTCTTGGATCGATTTGAACTGGACCCGCGTGGTAAAATTAAGAAGATGAGCAAGGGCATGAAACAGAAAGTCGGCATCGTGGCCGCATTCATGCACGACCCCGATATATTGGTTCTCGATGAACCGACCAGCGGTCTGGATCCGCTGATGCAGAACCGCTTCATCGACCTTGTCGCCGAAGAAAAGGAACGCGGCAAAACCATTTTGATGTCAAGCCATATGTTTGAGGAAGTCGAGCGAACCTGCCACCATATCGCCATCATCCGGGACGGCAGACTCGCCGCAATTGACTCGGTGGATCAGCTCAAAGCCAAGCAGGTCCGCAAATATGTCGTCACCTTCGAAACCTCCAAGGCGGCTGCCGACTTTACCAAAGAACCGCTGCAGTCCCAGGTTCTGACTCATCACCGGGTCGCGGTGACCGTTCAGAACAACCTGCGCAAATTTATCGAAACGCTGAACCGTTATCCGGTCACAAATCTAGCCGCGCCGACGCAGGGCCTTGAGGAAATCTTTTTACAGTATTACGGGGAGGCGAAATAA
- the smpB gene encoding SsrA-binding protein SmpB, whose protein sequence is MQQKTNRTIAENRKAYHDYFVLEKYEAGISLAGTEVKSVRAGNVNLKDAWCDVDKGVLLLKGVHISPYEQGNIFNQDPRRDRPLLMHKNEIMKLFGRIKQEGLTLIPLSLYFKNGRIKAEIGLCKGKKLHDKRDTEARKSADRDIERGLKERY, encoded by the coding sequence ATGCAACAAAAGACCAACCGCACCATTGCGGAAAACCGCAAGGCATATCACGACTATTTCGTCCTCGAAAAATACGAGGCCGGAATTTCGCTTGCCGGTACCGAGGTCAAGTCGGTGCGGGCGGGAAACGTCAACCTCAAAGACGCTTGGTGCGATGTTGATAAGGGCGTTTTACTTTTAAAAGGGGTTCACATCAGCCCATACGAACAGGGCAACATCTTCAATCAGGACCCGCGCCGCGACCGTCCGCTGCTGATGCACAAGAATGAGATCATGAAATTATTCGGGCGCATTAAGCAAGAGGGACTCACCCTGATTCCTTTATCACTTTATTTTAAAAACGGCCGGATCAAAGCCGAAATCGGGCTTTGCAAAGGCAAAAAACTGCACGATAAACGCGATACCGAGGCCAGAAAATCGGCCGACCGCGATATCGAAAGAGGCCTTAAGGAGCGTTATTAA
- the recR gene encoding recombination mediator RecR, giving the protein MRYEITALEELTEQFRKLPGIGGKNARRIALHILGLPKDDSKKLADTILTCTERIRRCSVCQNLSDEDVCPICKSEDRDRSTICVVQYPQDMLAVERTGEYNGLYHVLYGVLSPSCDVKPSDLTIKQLVQRLGDGTVKEIILATGTTAEGEVTAIYLSNLLKPIGVKITRLAYGIPVGGELEYADEMTMLRAIEGRIELGG; this is encoded by the coding sequence ATGCGTTACGAGATCACGGCTCTTGAAGAGCTGACCGAGCAGTTTCGGAAACTGCCGGGCATCGGCGGTAAAAACGCACGCCGCATTGCTCTGCACATCCTCGGTTTGCCCAAAGACGACTCGAAAAAACTGGCCGACACGATTCTTACCTGCACCGAACGCATCCGTCGCTGTTCGGTCTGCCAAAACCTGAGCGACGAGGATGTCTGCCCGATCTGCAAGAGTGAAGACCGCGACCGTTCCACGATCTGCGTCGTGCAGTACCCGCAGGATATGCTGGCGGTCGAGCGCACCGGTGAATACAACGGGCTATATCACGTATTATATGGAGTACTCTCTCCGTCCTGTGACGTCAAGCCCTCCGATCTGACCATCAAGCAGCTCGTTCAGCGGCTTGGCGACGGCACGGTCAAGGAGATTATCTTAGCCACCGGCACGACCGCCGAAGGCGAGGTCACAGCGATCTATCTGTCGAACCTGTTAAAACCCATCGGCGTCAAAATCACCCGACTGGCCTATGGTATTCCGGTCGGCGGCGAACTCGAATACGCCGACGAGATGACCATGCTGCGCGCCATCGAAGGCCGCATCGAACTGGGCGGGTAG